One Brassica napus cultivar Da-Ae chromosome A5, Da-Ae, whole genome shotgun sequence DNA window includes the following coding sequences:
- the LOC106450718 gene encoding 60S ribosomal protein L38-like, with amino-acid sequence MPKQIHEIKDFLLTARRKDARSVKIKRSKDIVKFKVRCSKYLYTLCVVDQEKADKLKQSLPPGLSVQDL; translated from the exons ATG CCTAAGCAAATCCACGAGATCAAGGACTTCCTTCTGACGGCAAGAAGGAAGGATGCTAGATCAGTGAAGATCAAGAGAAGCAAAGACATTGTCAAGTTCAAGGTCAGATGCTCGAAGTACCTCTACACTCTCTGCGTCGTTGACCAAGAGAAAGCCGACAAGCTTAAGCAGTCGCTTCCTCCAG GTTTGAGTGTGCAAGACCTTTGA
- the LOC106421165 gene encoding flowering time control protein FPA isoform X1 produces the protein MAAAMKPFRGRESDDSGFTSNNLWVGSITMDTTESDLTELFGRFGDIDRITAYSSRGFAFIYYRHVEEAVAAKEALQGTNLNGGLLKIQYARPAKPCKSLWVGGISSSVSKDDLEEEFSKFGKIEDLRFLRERKTAFIDYYDIDAALQARNMNGQRMGGSYLRVDFLRSQAPRKEQWAGSYDNRNGNVMNHKPQYPHSHEDPRGDDQPSKVLWIGYPPSVQIDEQMLHNAMILFGEIERKKSYPSRHFSLVEFRSVDEARQAKEGLQGRLFKDPRITIMYSNDEIPPEQDDNSFYSGVKRSRPEYNDVIGMEPNWRRPSPNGTGILPSPAGHGILPSPGQGMRNHPMRSNPGSWEGYDPTLMDRENKRTRRDGSEDGFTPMGVVDERSFGRGSVAARPPIRGYGDSDYIWRGMIAKGGTPVCCARCVPIGKGIETKLPEVVNCSARTGLDMLAKHYTEAIGFEIVYFLPDSEEDFASYTEFLRYLGSKDRAGVAKLDDGTTLFLVPPSDFLTDVLKVTGPERLYGVVLKLPPPAAPVAASYRQESQSNPLSYMDQSRDSPANTGHSFYPPRGAAAPEQSRPSVSEPLRLPNNAASQAGVSLTPELLATLASFLPATSSQSAAPESHQTMSVASTVPHYNGEAPSSQAWNRDPQNYGNQYNPAGQLPPPPPPRYAPASNNSNPNYSSGMVHSNMQYQGQSVNMPQMTHNNYAMYNQGSSNHPVSQPMTQQYQPEGSVPSQNYGPVPSYQQGNYHGVATNQAHNLNHSQYQAAMQPPPADMSNLEPQSQPMLSGAGQGTTDGEKDERYQKTLQFAASLLQQIKQNQQQPPSGSPAGQRP, from the exons ATGGCGGCAGCGATGAAGCCCTTCAGAGGACGCGAATCCGACGATTCCGGCTTCACATCGAACAATCTATGGGTGGGCAGCATCACGATGGATACGACGGAGTCAGATCTGACGGAATTATTCGGAAGGTTCGGCGACATCGACAGAATCACGGCCTATTCGTCCCGCGGATTCGCGTTTATATACTACCGACACGTGGAGGAAGCGGTGGCGGCGAAGGAGGCGCTACAGGGGACGAATCTGAACGGGGGACTGTTGAAGATCCAATACGCGCGACCG GCAAAGCCTTGTAAGAGTCTTTGGGTGGGAGGAATCAGCTCGAGTGTCTCAAAGGATGACCTGGAGGAAGAGTTCAGTAAATTTGGAAAAATCGAGGATCTTAGGTTCCTCAGGGAACGCAAGACAGCTTTCATTGATTACTACGACATTGACGCTGCCTTGCAGGCAAGGAACATGAACGGCCAGCGAATGGGTGGTAGCTACCTCCGCGTTGATTTTCTCCGCTCACAAGCCCCAAGAAAA GAACAATGGGCTGGCTCTTACGATAACAGGAATGGCAATGTGATGAATCACAAACCTCAG TATCCTCACTCACATGAGGATCCCAGAGGAGACGACCAGCCAAGTAAAGTTCTGTGGATTGGATACCCTCCTTCTGTTCAGATAGATGAGCAAATGCTACACAACGCAATGATACTCTTCGGTGAGATCGAGAGGAAGAAAAGTTACCCGTCTAGGCATTTCTCACTTGTGGAGTTTAGGAGCGTGGACGAAGCTCGCCAAGCCAAGGAAGGGCTGCAGGGGAGGTTATTCAAAGATCCTAGAATCACAATCATGTACTCGAACGATGAGATACCTCCTGAGCAAGATGATAATAGTTTTTATTCTGGTGTGAAACGTTCAAGGCCAG AATACAATGACGTTATTGGCATGGAGCCAAACTGGAGGAGGCCATCTCCTAATGGAACTGGGATACTTCCATCACCAGCAGGACATGGAATCCTCCCGTCTCCTGGACAAGGCATGAGGAACCACCCTATGAGGTCCAACCCCGGTTCTTGGGAAGGATATGATCCTACTCTGATGGACAGAGAAAACAAACGAACCAGAAGAGATGGATCGGAGGACGGTTTTACTCCAATGGGTGTAGTAGATGAGAGGTCGTTTGGGCGTGGCTCAGTTGCTGCTAGGCCGCCTATCCGTGGCTACGGTGATTCTGATTACATTTGGAGAGGAATGATTGCAAAGGGTGGGACTCCCGTCTGTTGTGCTCGTTGTGTACCTATTGGAAAAGGGATCGAGACTAAGCT CCCTGAGGTGGTGAATTGTTCAGCAAGAACTGGCTTGGACATGCTCGCCAAGCACTACACTGAAGCCATTGGATTTGAGATTGTTTACTTCTTACCAGACAGTGAAGAAGATTTTGCGTCTTACACTGAGTTTCTCCGCTACCTCGGTTCAAAAGATCGAGCGGGGGTTGCCAAATTAGACGACGGAACTACTTTGTTCTTGGTGCCTCCATCTGATTTCTTAACTGACGTACTCAAAGTGACCGGTCCTGAGCGGCTGTACGGCGTTGTTCTCAAGCTGCCCCCACCAGCCGCTCCTGTTGCAGCATCGTACAGACAAGAGTCTCAGTCGAATCCTCTGTCTTATATGGATCAGTCCCGGGATTCACCTGCCAATACCGGTCACAGCTTTTATCCTCCGAGGGGTGCTGCTGCACCAGAACAGTCGAGACCATCGGTTAGCGAGCCTCTCAGGTTACCTAACAATGCTGCGTCTCAAGCTGGGGTTAGTTTAACCCCGGAGCTTTTAGCTACTCTGGCGTCTTTTCTCCCTGCAACTTCTTCTCAATCTGCTGCTCCTGAGAGTCACCAAACTATGTCAGTTGCTTCCACTGTGCCTCACTACAATGGAGAAGCACCGTCTTCTCAAGCTTGGAATAGAGATCCGCAAAATTATGGAAATCAGTACAATCCAGCTGGACAACTacctcctcctccgcctccgCGTTACGCTCCGGCTTCAAACAACTCCAATCCCAACTACTCCAGTGGAATGGTCCATAGCAACATGCAGTACCAAGGCCAATCTGTTAACATGCCCCAGATGACTCATAATAACTACGCCATGTACAATCAGGGTTCCTCAAATCATCCTGTTTCTCAGCCTATGACGCAGCAGTACCAGCCAGAAGGTTCAGTACCAAGCCAAAACTATGGTCCGGTTCCAAGTTATCAGCAAGGTAACTATCATGGTGTAGCAACGAATCAGGCGCATAACTTAAATCATTCCCAATATCAAGCTGCCATGCAACCACCACCAGCCGACATGTCGAACTTAGAGCCACAAAGCCAACCTATGCTCTCTGGGGCTGGACAGGGTACAACAGATGGGGAGAAGGACGAAAGGTACCAGAAGACACTGCAGTTCGCAGCAAGCCTTCTCCAACAGATTAAACAGAATCAGCAGCAACCGCCTTCAGGTTCTCCGGCTGGACAGCGGCCTTGA
- the LOC106421095 gene encoding 3beta-hydroxysteroid-dehydrogenase/decarboxylase, which yields MDDEAVRGDSRLNTCVVLNGRGFVGRSLVSRLLRLGNWTVRVADSAQTLNLDESDSVLVDALSSGRASYHCVDVRDKPQIVKVTEGSYVVFYMGADDLRSHDYFYCYKVLVQGTRNVISACCESGVRKLIYNSTADVVFDGSEAIRDGDESLRRPLKFPSMLTDFKAQAEALIKFANNRDGLLTCALRSSIVFGPGDTEFVPFLVNLAKSGYAKFKIGNGENLSDFTYSDNVAHAHICAVDALDSHMESVAGKEFFITNLKPVKFWDFVSHIVEGLGYPRPSTKLPVPLVSFVLSLLKWTQEKEGTGGYYDTAHQFALLASSTRTFNCNAAKKHLGYTPVVTLEDGIASTVQWFSRDLEKSDDTAIQSKADQLLGCGKVADILLWRNEKNTFVSFVVLNLLYYWFFSSGSTFTSSAAQLLFVLAVALYGLSFVPSKIFGFLQVKKIPPWRFEISESAVRDLSRDIVVAWNHGVRSLNSLSRGGDWIKFFKIAGSLYLIKLLVSRSLATFLFTAMSFSFTAFFVYEQYEVELYHIARIFIECLTVVKEMALKNLPLPDASSKPMFM from the exons ATGGACGACGAAGCCGTTCGTGGCGATTCTCGACTCAACACCTGCGTCGTCCTCAACGGACGAGGCTTCGTTGGCCGATCGCTCGTCTCCAGATTGCTCCGGCTCGGAAACTGGACGGTCCGAGTCGCTGATTCCGCTCAGACTCTCAATCTCGACGAGTCCGATTCGGTCCTCGTCGACGCTCTCTCCTCCGGCCGCGCTTCGTATCACTGCGTCGATGTTCGCGATAAACCTCAGATCGTTAAAG TTACTGAAGGCTCGTACGTTGTGTTCTACATGGGAGCTGATGATTTGCGTTCACATGATTACTTTTATTGCTACAAGGTTTTGGTTCAAG GTACGAGGAATGTGATATCCGCTTGTTGCGAGTCTGGAGTTAGAAAACTTATCTACAACAGTACTGCTGACGTTGTGTTTGACGGTTCTGAAGCTATTCGTGATGGTGATGAATCCTTGAGACGTCCTTTGAAG TTTCCGTCCATGTTGACAGACTTCAAAGCTCAAGCGGAAGCGTTGATTAAGTTTGCTAACAACCGTGATGGTTTGTTAACTTGTGCACTTCGCTCGAGCATTGTGTTTGGACCTGGTGATACTGAGTTTGTTCCTTTCCTTGTGAATCTAGCCAAATCTGGATATGCAAAG TTTAAAATCGGAAATGGTGAAAATTTGTCTGATTTCACTTACTCTGACAACGTTGCTCATGCGCATATTTGTGCCGTGGATGCACTAGATTCACATATGGAATCTGTAGCTGGAAAG GAATTCTTTATCACTAACCTCAAGCCTGTCAAGTTCTGGGACTTTGTAAGCCACATCGTTGAAGGTTTGGGATACCCGAG ACCATCCACTAAACTTCCTGTTCCACTGGTTTCGTTTGTCTTGTCACTTCTTAAATGGACACAAGAAAAGGAGGGCACTGGAGGTTATTATGACACAGCTCATCAGTTTGCTCTCTTAGCTTCCTCAACGAGAACTTTTAACTGCAATGCTGCTAAGAAGCATCTTGGTTACACACCTGTTGTGACACTTGAA GATGGCATTGCATCAACGGTTCAGTGGTTCTCTCGCGATCTTGAGAAATCTGATGATACGGCCATTCAATCTAAAGCAGATCAGCTTCTTGGTTGTGGAAAAG TTGCAGACATCTTACTGTGGAGAAATGAGAAGAATacatttgtttcttttgttgtcCTCAACTTGTTATATTACTGGTTCTTCTCTTCTGGAAGCACATTTACTTCATCTGCAGCCCAACTTCTGTTTGTACTTGCTGTTGCTCTCTATGGACTCTCTTTTGTGCCGTCAAAGAT CTTTGGGTTTCTTCAAGTCAAGAAAATACCTCCGTGGAGATTTGAGATCTCGGAGTCTGCAGTGAGAGATCTTAGCAGGGATATCGTAGTTGCATGGAACCACGGAGTTCGCAGTTTAAATTCATTAAGCAGAGGAGGAGACtggatcaagttcttcaag ATTGCAGGATCACTATATCTCATCAAACTGCTCGTATCCCGTTCCTTGGCAACATTTCTCTTCACAG CGATGTCATTCTCCTTCACTGCCTTCTTCGTCTATGAGCAATACGAGGTTGAGCTCTATCACATAGCCCGGATCTTCATCGAATGCTTAACAGTTGTTAAAGAAATGGCGCTGAAGAATCTGCCTCTACCTGATGCTTCATCTAAACCAATGTTCATGTGA
- the LOC106450715 gene encoding hydroxyacylglutathione hydrolase 1, mitochondrial isoform X1: MPIISKASSSTNNNNNNNNSSLPSSSRVHLSLSLIHSLFVTVDSNPDLVFLMMIGGRLCMWPGLRHLCLRKSLLYGVMWLFSMPLKTLRGARKTLKITHFCSISNMPSSLKIELVPCSKENYAYVLHDEDTGTVGVVDPSEAAPVIEALSRKNWNLTYILNTHHHDDHIGGNAELKAKYGAKVIGSAVDKDRIPGIDILLKESDKWMFAGHEVRVIDTPGHTQGHVSFYFPGSATVFTGDLIHSLSCGALSEGTPEQMLSSFQKIVSLPDDTNIYCGRENTSGNVKFALSIEPKNETLRAYATRVAHLRSQGLPSIPTTVKVEKACNPFLRTSSKEIRRSLNIPESANEAEALRRIHRARDRF, from the exons ATGCCAATAATCTCCAAAGCTTCTTCATctaccaacaacaacaacaataataacaACTCATcgcttccttcttcttctagggttcatctctctctatctttgaTTCACTCTTTGTTCGTAACTGTTGATAGCAATCCCGATCTGGTTTTTTTAATGATG ATTGGAGGTAGGCTTTGTATGTGGCCTGGTTTGAGACATCTTTGCCTGAGGAAAAGCTTGTTATACGGAGTTATGTGGTTATTCTCAATGCCACTCAAGACACTTCGAGGAGCTAGAAAAACACTTAAGATCACACACTTTTGTAGCATCTCCAACATGCCCTCTTCATTAAAAATCGAACTG GTGCCGTGTAGTAAGGAGAACTATGCTTATGTTTTGCACGATGAAGACACTGGCACTGTTGGAGTTGTTGATCCTTCTGAGGCTGCGCCTGTTATAGAGGCGTTGAGTAGGAAAAATTGGAACTTGACTTATATATTGAATACTCATCATCATGATGATCACATTGGGGGGAATGCTGAGCTGAAAGCAAAGTATGGCGCAAAG GTGATTGGCTCAGCTGTGGATAAGGATCGGATTCCTGGAATTGACATACTTCTCAAGGAGAGTGATAAGTGGATGTTTGCTGGACATGAGGTTCGGGTTATTGACACTCCTGGCCACACACAAG GCCATGTTAGCTTTTACTTTCCCGGATCAGCCACAGTTTTCACAGGAGATTTGATACATAGCTTATCTTGTGGTGCCCTTTCTGAAGGTACCCCTGAGCAG ATGCTTTCATCATTCCAGAAGATTGTTTCTTTACCAGATGATACGAATATATACTGCGGTCGTGAAAACACATCA GGGAATGTCAAGTTTGCACTATCCATAGAACCAAAGAACGAAACTCTTCGGGCCTATGCAACCCGAGTCGCCCATCTTCGCAGCCAAGGGCTCCCCTCG ATTCCAACGACTGTTAAGGTGGAGAAAGCGTGTAACCCATTCCTCAGAACATCAAGCAAAGAAATCCGCAGATCTTTAAACATTCCAGAGTCAGCAAACGAAGCTGAAGCATTACGTCGTATACACAGAGCAAGAGACCGTTTCTAA
- the LOC106450715 gene encoding hydroxyacylglutathione hydrolase 1, mitochondrial isoform X3 has protein sequence MWPGLRHLCLRKSLLYGVMWLFSMPLKTLRGARKTLKITHFCSISNMPSSLKIELVPCSKENYAYVLHDEDTGTVGVVDPSEAAPVIEALSRKNWNLTYILNTHHHDDHIGGNAELKAKYGAKVIGSAVDKDRIPGIDILLKESDKWMFAGHEVRVIDTPGHTQGHVSFYFPGSATVFTGDLIHSLSCGALSEGTPEQMLSSFQKIVSLPDDTNIYCGRENTSGNVKFALSIEPKNETLRAYATRVAHLRSQGLPSIPTTVKVEKACNPFLRTSSKEIRRSLNIPESANEAEALRRIHRARDRF, from the exons ATGTGGCCTGGTTTGAGACATCTTTGCCTGAGGAAAAGCTTGTTATACGGAGTTATGTGGTTATTCTCAATGCCACTCAAGACACTTCGAGGAGCTAGAAAAACACTTAAGATCACACACTTTTGTAGCATCTCCAACATGCCCTCTTCATTAAAAATCGAACTG GTGCCGTGTAGTAAGGAGAACTATGCTTATGTTTTGCACGATGAAGACACTGGCACTGTTGGAGTTGTTGATCCTTCTGAGGCTGCGCCTGTTATAGAGGCGTTGAGTAGGAAAAATTGGAACTTGACTTATATATTGAATACTCATCATCATGATGATCACATTGGGGGGAATGCTGAGCTGAAAGCAAAGTATGGCGCAAAG GTGATTGGCTCAGCTGTGGATAAGGATCGGATTCCTGGAATTGACATACTTCTCAAGGAGAGTGATAAGTGGATGTTTGCTGGACATGAGGTTCGGGTTATTGACACTCCTGGCCACACACAAG GCCATGTTAGCTTTTACTTTCCCGGATCAGCCACAGTTTTCACAGGAGATTTGATACATAGCTTATCTTGTGGTGCCCTTTCTGAAGGTACCCCTGAGCAG ATGCTTTCATCATTCCAGAAGATTGTTTCTTTACCAGATGATACGAATATATACTGCGGTCGTGAAAACACATCA GGGAATGTCAAGTTTGCACTATCCATAGAACCAAAGAACGAAACTCTTCGGGCCTATGCAACCCGAGTCGCCCATCTTCGCAGCCAAGGGCTCCCCTCG ATTCCAACGACTGTTAAGGTGGAGAAAGCGTGTAACCCATTCCTCAGAACATCAAGCAAAGAAATCCGCAGATCTTTAAACATTCCAGAGTCAGCAAACGAAGCTGAAGCATTACGTCGTATACACAGAGCAAGAGACCGTTTCTAA
- the LOC106450715 gene encoding hydroxyacylglutathione hydrolase 1, mitochondrial isoform X2, with translation MPIISKASSSTNNNNNNNNSSLPSSSRIGGRLCMWPGLRHLCLRKSLLYGVMWLFSMPLKTLRGARKTLKITHFCSISNMPSSLKIELVPCSKENYAYVLHDEDTGTVGVVDPSEAAPVIEALSRKNWNLTYILNTHHHDDHIGGNAELKAKYGAKVIGSAVDKDRIPGIDILLKESDKWMFAGHEVRVIDTPGHTQGHVSFYFPGSATVFTGDLIHSLSCGALSEGTPEQMLSSFQKIVSLPDDTNIYCGRENTSGNVKFALSIEPKNETLRAYATRVAHLRSQGLPSIPTTVKVEKACNPFLRTSSKEIRRSLNIPESANEAEALRRIHRARDRF, from the exons ATGCCAATAATCTCCAAAGCTTCTTCATctaccaacaacaacaacaataataacaACTCATcgcttccttcttcttctagg ATTGGAGGTAGGCTTTGTATGTGGCCTGGTTTGAGACATCTTTGCCTGAGGAAAAGCTTGTTATACGGAGTTATGTGGTTATTCTCAATGCCACTCAAGACACTTCGAGGAGCTAGAAAAACACTTAAGATCACACACTTTTGTAGCATCTCCAACATGCCCTCTTCATTAAAAATCGAACTG GTGCCGTGTAGTAAGGAGAACTATGCTTATGTTTTGCACGATGAAGACACTGGCACTGTTGGAGTTGTTGATCCTTCTGAGGCTGCGCCTGTTATAGAGGCGTTGAGTAGGAAAAATTGGAACTTGACTTATATATTGAATACTCATCATCATGATGATCACATTGGGGGGAATGCTGAGCTGAAAGCAAAGTATGGCGCAAAG GTGATTGGCTCAGCTGTGGATAAGGATCGGATTCCTGGAATTGACATACTTCTCAAGGAGAGTGATAAGTGGATGTTTGCTGGACATGAGGTTCGGGTTATTGACACTCCTGGCCACACACAAG GCCATGTTAGCTTTTACTTTCCCGGATCAGCCACAGTTTTCACAGGAGATTTGATACATAGCTTATCTTGTGGTGCCCTTTCTGAAGGTACCCCTGAGCAG ATGCTTTCATCATTCCAGAAGATTGTTTCTTTACCAGATGATACGAATATATACTGCGGTCGTGAAAACACATCA GGGAATGTCAAGTTTGCACTATCCATAGAACCAAAGAACGAAACTCTTCGGGCCTATGCAACCCGAGTCGCCCATCTTCGCAGCCAAGGGCTCCCCTCG ATTCCAACGACTGTTAAGGTGGAGAAAGCGTGTAACCCATTCCTCAGAACATCAAGCAAAGAAATCCGCAGATCTTTAAACATTCCAGAGTCAGCAAACGAAGCTGAAGCATTACGTCGTATACACAGAGCAAGAGACCGTTTCTAA
- the LOC106421165 gene encoding flowering time control protein FPA isoform X2 produces MNGQRMGGSYLRVDFLRSQAPRKEQWAGSYDNRNGNVMNHKPQYPHSHEDPRGDDQPSKVLWIGYPPSVQIDEQMLHNAMILFGEIERKKSYPSRHFSLVEFRSVDEARQAKEGLQGRLFKDPRITIMYSNDEIPPEQDDNSFYSGVKRSRPEYNDVIGMEPNWRRPSPNGTGILPSPAGHGILPSPGQGMRNHPMRSNPGSWEGYDPTLMDRENKRTRRDGSEDGFTPMGVVDERSFGRGSVAARPPIRGYGDSDYIWRGMIAKGGTPVCCARCVPIGKGIETKLPEVVNCSARTGLDMLAKHYTEAIGFEIVYFLPDSEEDFASYTEFLRYLGSKDRAGVAKLDDGTTLFLVPPSDFLTDVLKVTGPERLYGVVLKLPPPAAPVAASYRQESQSNPLSYMDQSRDSPANTGHSFYPPRGAAAPEQSRPSVSEPLRLPNNAASQAGVSLTPELLATLASFLPATSSQSAAPESHQTMSVASTVPHYNGEAPSSQAWNRDPQNYGNQYNPAGQLPPPPPPRYAPASNNSNPNYSSGMVHSNMQYQGQSVNMPQMTHNNYAMYNQGSSNHPVSQPMTQQYQPEGSVPSQNYGPVPSYQQGNYHGVATNQAHNLNHSQYQAAMQPPPADMSNLEPQSQPMLSGAGQGTTDGEKDERYQKTLQFAASLLQQIKQNQQQPPSGSPAGQRP; encoded by the exons ATGAACGGCCAGCGAATGGGTGGTAGCTACCTCCGCGTTGATTTTCTCCGCTCACAAGCCCCAAGAAAA GAACAATGGGCTGGCTCTTACGATAACAGGAATGGCAATGTGATGAATCACAAACCTCAG TATCCTCACTCACATGAGGATCCCAGAGGAGACGACCAGCCAAGTAAAGTTCTGTGGATTGGATACCCTCCTTCTGTTCAGATAGATGAGCAAATGCTACACAACGCAATGATACTCTTCGGTGAGATCGAGAGGAAGAAAAGTTACCCGTCTAGGCATTTCTCACTTGTGGAGTTTAGGAGCGTGGACGAAGCTCGCCAAGCCAAGGAAGGGCTGCAGGGGAGGTTATTCAAAGATCCTAGAATCACAATCATGTACTCGAACGATGAGATACCTCCTGAGCAAGATGATAATAGTTTTTATTCTGGTGTGAAACGTTCAAGGCCAG AATACAATGACGTTATTGGCATGGAGCCAAACTGGAGGAGGCCATCTCCTAATGGAACTGGGATACTTCCATCACCAGCAGGACATGGAATCCTCCCGTCTCCTGGACAAGGCATGAGGAACCACCCTATGAGGTCCAACCCCGGTTCTTGGGAAGGATATGATCCTACTCTGATGGACAGAGAAAACAAACGAACCAGAAGAGATGGATCGGAGGACGGTTTTACTCCAATGGGTGTAGTAGATGAGAGGTCGTTTGGGCGTGGCTCAGTTGCTGCTAGGCCGCCTATCCGTGGCTACGGTGATTCTGATTACATTTGGAGAGGAATGATTGCAAAGGGTGGGACTCCCGTCTGTTGTGCTCGTTGTGTACCTATTGGAAAAGGGATCGAGACTAAGCT CCCTGAGGTGGTGAATTGTTCAGCAAGAACTGGCTTGGACATGCTCGCCAAGCACTACACTGAAGCCATTGGATTTGAGATTGTTTACTTCTTACCAGACAGTGAAGAAGATTTTGCGTCTTACACTGAGTTTCTCCGCTACCTCGGTTCAAAAGATCGAGCGGGGGTTGCCAAATTAGACGACGGAACTACTTTGTTCTTGGTGCCTCCATCTGATTTCTTAACTGACGTACTCAAAGTGACCGGTCCTGAGCGGCTGTACGGCGTTGTTCTCAAGCTGCCCCCACCAGCCGCTCCTGTTGCAGCATCGTACAGACAAGAGTCTCAGTCGAATCCTCTGTCTTATATGGATCAGTCCCGGGATTCACCTGCCAATACCGGTCACAGCTTTTATCCTCCGAGGGGTGCTGCTGCACCAGAACAGTCGAGACCATCGGTTAGCGAGCCTCTCAGGTTACCTAACAATGCTGCGTCTCAAGCTGGGGTTAGTTTAACCCCGGAGCTTTTAGCTACTCTGGCGTCTTTTCTCCCTGCAACTTCTTCTCAATCTGCTGCTCCTGAGAGTCACCAAACTATGTCAGTTGCTTCCACTGTGCCTCACTACAATGGAGAAGCACCGTCTTCTCAAGCTTGGAATAGAGATCCGCAAAATTATGGAAATCAGTACAATCCAGCTGGACAACTacctcctcctccgcctccgCGTTACGCTCCGGCTTCAAACAACTCCAATCCCAACTACTCCAGTGGAATGGTCCATAGCAACATGCAGTACCAAGGCCAATCTGTTAACATGCCCCAGATGACTCATAATAACTACGCCATGTACAATCAGGGTTCCTCAAATCATCCTGTTTCTCAGCCTATGACGCAGCAGTACCAGCCAGAAGGTTCAGTACCAAGCCAAAACTATGGTCCGGTTCCAAGTTATCAGCAAGGTAACTATCATGGTGTAGCAACGAATCAGGCGCATAACTTAAATCATTCCCAATATCAAGCTGCCATGCAACCACCACCAGCCGACATGTCGAACTTAGAGCCACAAAGCCAACCTATGCTCTCTGGGGCTGGACAGGGTACAACAGATGGGGAGAAGGACGAAAGGTACCAGAAGACACTGCAGTTCGCAGCAAGCCTTCTCCAACAGATTAAACAGAATCAGCAGCAACCGCCTTCAGGTTCTCCGGCTGGACAGCGGCCTTGA